The genome window acctaAGTATTGAACGTAGTTCCCAAAATCTACACACACGACCATCCTAGCCTTGCTTAGGGAACCAGAATTCAGCCTGTCTAGTGTGGACAGTGTGGACGCTGCAAGCgtgagagacgcagcagttcagcgacacacacgcgcacgcgctgctcacgcattcagtgtgtcccaggcgtaacAGTTAGCCAATTAGACTCCTAATTATAAACCCTCAACCCAATATTGTACTGGAATCCTACCTCTAACACATGTACAACTGTATATTAGCATTAGTCACTGAACCTGAACCATTATTACACTATCATTTAATACACACCACTAATTTTTAACTTAACAGGAGTCAATAATTTTTTAATCTAatcaatttcaaaatatatttcagcCTATCCCAAGGGAGGCGTCATTTCTTACCTTAAAGGAACACCAGAGAACCTCAGAGATGTGCACAAGTCAGGAACTTTGGTTGGAGTGTGTAAGaatacaaaccagttttatttggttttacaaaGCAAGCGATCTAAAACTACgaaaatagtaaaatacaaaaaacaaaaattaaagagAGTCTCTAGGGGATCTCTTACAAGGAAAaagcctcctcctcttctcccaaGGAATCCAGGATCCAAGCCCCTTTCTGCACATCTCTAGGCTTTACTTTTTATATCTCTGCAACCCCCTCATTTTAATATTACCACATAGCATCTATCTACAAAACATCCAACAAGTTCATACTGATGTTAGCATGACTTTGCACAAACTAGTGAGCTTTACCTCATCTGTCACTTACATCTGAGTACAAGGAACTTTtgaacttcttctttttctctttttttcttttgaggttGTTATCAAAGGATTTCTGCAAGATGCCTGAGCACAGCTCCTGTATTGCCTCTGAATTTCAGGTGGTTGCCTAAGTTTTGtggtgtttatttgtatttgcataaaCATTCTCGAGGGTTCAGTTCCCATTAAGTACACGTTGCACAAGGTGTGCAAATTCCTCAGAAACTGGTGCAACACATTAAGTCATGTTAATTTGTCTccaattttaattaaataaaatagttaaaagtaGGCCTGAAGAGGCCACACATAGTGGAACTTTCAACACCTGCCATCTTTTCTTCCTCATGCCATCACCTGATTCCACTTTATCCCTGTTTGCTTATTGATTCGCTGCAGGTCTGGATACCCACCTAGCTTAAACATTTTGGACAAGGCGGGATATCACTGAAATTAGGTTTCTGCAAAGATAcacaaatgatgaaaagtgtggAAAAGCTCATTTTTACCATAACAGTCCAATCAGAACTAGGCAACACAAAGGTTGTCTGTGTAATACTTTCATACATTAAAGCATCCAGGTCAGATTTACCTGCATTATCACAACACATCAGTGTGCCTACTTTTTACATGTAAGGtcatgaatatgaatatgaataatgGACACCACTCTTGCAATGTATGCTacataatatacattttattttcatgtcatatatatatatatatcatatatatataatctgcAGTTACAAAGACATTTGCTGACATACTACTAATATTCCTGAGCATTTTTTAGCTTGAGGCCTGGTGTATCTGCATTTTAAGAGCTACACACAACAATGATCAGCTTTCGCAACGACAGCATCTGACATGCATACACATGACAACAGGACAATGtaccaaatgtgaaatacatCACAAAAGCAGTTCATAAGTACAGGGGCTTTCATATTGACAAACTTATAACGTATTAATAGTTAGTCTGGGAGGAGAGCCAATAGAAAAGTGTGAATGTAAGGCACTATGAATATACTGGTTCGTACGAGTGCACTATAATACATAAGGTTTGATAAAATACAATCCAAGTTTAATGATCCCCCTGGGGGAAACTGGATCATTGCAGCACCAAATGTGATAGAATACAGCAAAGAAAAGTTTGAATATAAATAAGAATATAGCAAGTGCCGGGCACAGGGTTTAACAAACTGTGTCAACACACTGTTTCAACATGTTGAggacattttaagaaatatttgaatgaaaagtatgaaaatatatgaattaCAGCATTATGAGTATGTGCAAAATACCAACAGGCCtaaaaattattgaaaaaaaaaagaaaatatgtacacagcaatttttttaatgaataacaATCTGTACATATACGTACAATACGTACCACAATCTATGAAATGGCAAAATAGCAAGCCCTTGTATGACTGACATTCAGTGAAGCTCACTGCAcgtaagaaaaacaaatgtaacgtGAATATATTCGTACTCTGCCAGCAGACGGCAatctgaaaatatatattatcttATTTACAAAAAAGCCTGACGATTTCAAAGGACTAAATGTTACCACATTAGCGGGCAAATTCATACCAATATcagaagcaaaaaatgtaaCAGTGATTCTCAatctgaaagagaaagaggactGTCCTTCAATGCTGACATTCTGCTAAGGAACCGTGAAATAGAGAAATACCTGCTCAAATTCACATTCAAAATGTACATTCTGTTGTTAGACATTCACAACGAAAACATAAACTTCTACAATCTTTGAAATACCAAAGAGCTTACATCAAGTAATGTGCATCATTTACAAATGCATAAAGggcaaatatatataatatttatgtttctgttcgtatttagaaaaaataaaagatctTTTGACAGCATGGTGGCAGAcgcaaaaagaaaatgacacacAACCGGACTGCAGCAGGCTCAGCAGGAGTTCACCAGGCCCGCCAGTAGGTTGCTGGGAGTCCTGCGATACTGAGCCTTGGTGTTAGTGACGGCGCCGTGCTTCTGTCGGAGATGGAGTCTCAGCTGACTCTTGTGTCTGAAGTGGAGgtcacatttttcacactgaagaaaaagaagaaaatacctCATTTAgaatagcttttttttaaatggacagTTTCATCCCCCAACTCCATCTATTAGTTCATAGCTCTCTTGGATTACGACTCCAGACTCATAACTATTGATAGGCACATGGGTCATAGGGGAGAGAGGATTACTCTCTTTTTAGCCAGTAGTGGATAAGGAAGTGAGATTGACTAGGGAGCTTACATGATAAGGCTTCTCTCCGGTATGGATGCGCATGTGGCTCTTGAGTGTCTGAAGGTGGCGGAAGTGCGTTCCACAGATCTCACAAGGGTACGGcttttctcctgtgtgaattAACACATGGGCGCGAAGATGGGCCACCTggaggaaaaaataatattaaataccTACACATAGAGGCAGCGGCTTGACATTTACatagctttttttccccccttttctaAATAGGTATTGCTCTCACCTGGACAAATCTGGAACCGCATGTCTCACACTTGTATGGCTTCTCTCCAGAGTGGATGCGGGTATGGGTCTTGAGGTTGGCTGGTCGGTTGAATTGGGCACCGCAGATGTTGCAGCGGTATGGCTTTGCACCTACAAGTTTAGATACAGCAGGTTGGGCAATGAATAAATCAGTCACACCCACAATGTCGGTATAATGATACATCAAAAAGCTAACCGGCCATAATTAATCTTACCAGTGTGAACGGTCTTGTGGCTGGCCAGGTTGCCCTTGTAGCGGAAGGCAGCCTGGCAGCAGTCACACTTGTATGGCTTGTCACTGTGGACCTGGACCATGTGGTCTTTCAGGGAATCTTCCTCTGTGAATTTGGAGTCACATCCGCTGCAGAAAAAGGTGTTCTCTGtagaaacacagcaaaaacaatCAACGCGTGACTCAGTACACCtctgtggttttgtttaaaataatcCTGACAAATCATTTGTAGTAATTCAAATGTATAACAGAACTTAccacagctggaggaggaaTACTCTGAGTGTAGTTTGTTGGTGTCCTCTCTGCTGTATGAGTCTGGAGAAAGGTGACCGGCCTCCAGGTGCTGAGGGCTGTCACAGCCACAGGAGGAGCATCTGCGGTGGCTGCACGAAGGAAGAAGACCACAGAGTTAACAGAAAGTTGACCTCTGCTCTTGAACCAATTTGCATTAAGTTCTACTTTACTGTTCTGACAGTGAGATGTAGTTTTACCTGATGCTGCTgcaggtgctgctgctgcaactgtCAACAGTCATGGGCATTTCTTCTCTGTGCTCGTTGGCTCCCTCCTCACCCTGGAGTTCATTGTgtccacctgctccaccacTCCTGCAGGGGCTGTGTGTGGGGGATCCGGCTTCAGCGCTGCATCTCTGAGcctccttttcttcctcatgAGGAGTTTGGTTCATAACGATGAATTTGTACTTCTTCCAGTTGCGGGCCTTGGTGTCTTTGGGGCAGTCCGAGGGTTGTTTGAGGCTCAGGGTCgcgtttctgctgctgctggactcTGTGGGCGAGTTGGGCTGGCAGTCAGATCTGAGGGGGCTTTGAGGGCTACAAATCACACCTTTACTAAAACCTGGAGACAATCTAAGGCAGCTGGTTTGTGGGTGCTGAATGCTGTCTTCCTCCATGGGAGCGGCAGGCCCCTGAAGGCTCCCATGGGCTCCTGCCGGTCGGATAGTAGCGGTGGGAAAACTGGGGTGGGATGGCATGGGGTGGGAGATGATGGACTCATTGTGAGCCATGTTGGTGTTGGGTACCTGTGAGCATTGTTTCTGGGACAAAGCCCCTCCTCTGGGAAGGGCGCTGATCTTATGGGAACCTTCCAACTTCCCTGCAGGGATATGGAGGTCACCATACACATGATAGGAGCCAGAGGTGTTGATGCCCCTGAAAATATTGGGGATATAGCCCCTGGAGTCCTGCAGAGAGGATGAGGTTGATGTGTGGTTGTTTCTAAAGTCTGGATCTTTTGTGTCGACAGACCTCAAAGCAGGGATTTCCTCAGCCAGATGTACTGAGTTGATCTGTACCTCTTCATTCTGCATATTCAGAGACTGATGCCTGGAGAAACATATGATTCAATGTTATAACCTCCAACTCAGATCCCTTCCATGTTCACCTACACTTGTCACGTTTTCGGTTATCCTTACCTGGACTTGATGAACCTGTGGCAG of Thunnus thynnus chromosome 12, fThuThy2.1, whole genome shotgun sequence contains these proteins:
- the bcl6ab gene encoding BCL6A transcription repressor b → MHRVSRKLLQDSDSMAMTTDGCIQFTRHAGDVLLNFNRLRSRNILTDVTIQVEGQQFHAHKAILVACSGFFYSVFMDPENANLSAISLDPKVDPKSFSILLDFMYTSCLNLMDSLVVGTMNAALYLQMEHVADTCHRFIKSRHQSLNMQNEEVQINSVHLAEEIPALRSVDTKDPDFRNNHTSTSSSLQDSRGYIPNIFRGINTSGSYHVYGDLHIPAGKLEGSHKISALPRGGALSQKQCSQVPNTNMAHNESIISHPMPSHPSFPTATIRPAGAHGSLQGPAAPMEEDSIQHPQTSCLRLSPGFSKGVICSPQSPLRSDCQPNSPTESSSSRNATLSLKQPSDCPKDTKARNWKKYKFIVMNQTPHEEEKEAQRCSAEAGSPTHSPCRSGGAGGHNELQGEEGANEHREEMPMTVDSCSSSTCSSISHRRCSSCGCDSPQHLEAGHLSPDSYSREDTNKLHSEYSSSSCENTFFCSGCDSKFTEEDSLKDHMVQVHSDKPYKCDCCQAAFRYKGNLASHKTVHTGAKPYRCNICGAQFNRPANLKTHTRIHSGEKPYKCETCGSRFVQVAHLRAHVLIHTGEKPYPCEICGTHFRHLQTLKSHMRIHTGEKPYHCEKCDLHFRHKSQLRLHLRQKHGAVTNTKAQYRRTPSNLLAGLVNSC